The DNA sequence AATGACTCTGAAACCAAAACAACAAACAGCTAGCTAGCTTAAAGGATCAACGATGAAAAAAGAGTGAGAGCCATATTAACCACTACCTCCAAATCTTACCCCGTCGGCAAATGATTGCCAACAAGTCTGCAGTCTGCACGGTAACTCCACAACATCAACGATCCAAATTCCTCCATGTGTCCAGTCATCATACCATCAGAAACTCGATCTGACATACATACACATGCAAACACAGACACAAGCGTCCCACGCGGTTATATTATTGTGTGGgggtctccctctctcttttgcCCAAAAACCAACACAACAACGCAACAAgacagaagaaagaagaagcagcAACGAAAGCAGCTCTACGCATCACCACCAAAGTAAGCACAAGCTTAGAGACCCTCGCAGGCTTTTTATATACAAGCACTTTCTTCAAAATTTCTTTATTCCTGTTAGCCGGAAGATGACGAGCATGCTTGGAGTTGAGTGTGATTTGAACCTCAGAGAGACTGAGCTGTGCCTAGGGCTGCCTGGTGGTGGTACTTCTACTGTGGCTGAGCCGGAAACTAAGGCTACCGGAAAGAGAGGCTTCTCTGAGACCGTTGATCTCAAGCTCAAGCTTCAGTCCAAGGATGATCTGAATGACAATGTAAAAAATATTGCTTCCAGGGAGAAGAACGACCTCCTTTCTTGCACAAAAGATCCAGCAAAGCCTCCAGCCAAGTAAGCAGGAGTCTATATTgtcctctcctttttttttcctggttTTGGTAATAATTAAAAGTCGAAAAGGAAGTAGCtttgttcataagcacatcatATAGATAACCACAAAATATCGATAGAGGATCCGCCCTCTAATGTGTAACCCCCAATTTTCTTTCTAGAGTAGGTTCACCCAAATTGCAAAATTATGTTTCTatgtttcttttcttccttttatttGGTTTTGTGGATATCGTTTGATATTTTAAACAGTAATTAGGAATTCTCTAATTTCTGAAGGTAAATTTACATGCACTAATAAGATGATTGTCTgacaaatatatgtatataaattgggggtatttaattattttttaaaccatTATCTTCAGGGCACAAGTTGTGGGTTGGCCACCAGTTCGATCATACCGAAAGAACATAATGGCGCAGAAGAACACCAGCGAGGAAAATACTGAGAAGGCAACCGTCGGTGGCGGAGGCTGCAGCGCTGCGTTTGTGAAGGTTTGCATGGATGGCGCTCCATATCTTCGTAAGGTGGATTTGAAGATGTACAAGAGTTACCAAGAGCTCTCTAATGCCTTAGCCAAGATGTTCAGTTCCTTCACCACCGGTAAGTTGGCAATATATGATTGATTCAACTAGTTATTTTATCTCTTCGACTTACAGTACACTGAGAACTAATATTAAACCAAAACCCAATTTGATTACTTagaaaaacaaacagaaaaaagGAATTTAATAcgttgaaaaagaaaacttcAACAAATAAGTCAGCTACATGTTTAACTTGTTCATTTAGAAATTGTAATACTACCTTTTTTCAGATCTTGAGCAGAAGTTCAGAACTATAGCTGTTGAGTTTGATATTTCTGTATATACATACTGCTGCAATGGCAGCATTGCTTTATACATTGGATACGTACACGCATGCATTAAACTAAGTATAAATGAAGGTGGAGTCCTCTCTGCCCATAGTGCAGAAACTGCCCATAAAGCACAAACACAGATGCACAGCCCACGTGGGCAGTTTAGCTGTCAAGGCATGGGTTGAAACCATGTGCAATATTCCTCTGACAGGTTTGCTCTTTAAcattccccctcaagttggaatGGATGTTGATTATTCCTAACTTGTGGAGCAAAGTCGTAAACTGATGTAAGCTCAGTGGCTTTGTGAAGATGTCAGCTGGTTGCTTCATGGTTGAAATATGAGACGTCCTGATCATACCACTTTGAATCCTTTCTCGTACAAGGTGGCAGTCAATTTCTATGTGTTTGGTTCTTTCGTGAAAGACCGGATTCGAAGCGATGTGAAGTGCTGCTTGATTATCGCAATACAACTTGACTGGATGTTTATGTTTGATACCCAAGTCTTGTAAAACATATTTCAGCCAAGTGACTTCACAACAAGATGCTGCCATTGAGCGATACTCCGCCTCCGCACTAGAACGTGACACAgtgttttgtttcttgcttttccaggagATTAAGGATTCTCCAAGGAATACACAATATCCGGTGGTAGAACGTCGTGTGTCACGGCATCtggcccaatctgcatcacaaAAGGCATTCAGTTGGATTGGACTTCTTGCAGAGAGAAAGATACCTTGCCCTGGTGTATGCTTAATGTATCGTAAGACTCGGTGGGCTGCCTCCAAGTGTGGAGTTCGAGGCTTCTCCATAAATTGACTAAGAATGTGGACAGCATAGACCAAATCAGGGCGCGTGATTGTCAGGTAGATTAGTCTCCCAATAAGCCGTCGATAAGAAGAAGGATCAGTGATGCATTGTCCTTCGTCCTTTCTGAGTGATAAGTTTTGCTCCATAGGAGAGGTGGCTATTTTTGCACCAAGGTAACCTGCATCCTCAAGTATTTCAAGGGCATATTTTCGCTGTGAGAGAGTGATCCCCTTACTAGAGCGAGCAATTTCGAtgcccaaaaaatattttagttgGCCAAGGTCTTTCAACTTGAATTGCTTCGTAAGGAAAGACTTGATATCCTCAATTGCTTGTATGTTATTTCCTGCCAGGATAATATCGTCAACATATACAAGGAGAGCAGTGAATTTACCATCATGGTTTCGGACGAACAATGAATAGTCTGCCTTGGATTGTTGATAACCAGCTTTGCTCAGAGCACAAGAGAGTTTGATAAACCATTGACGAGAGGCTTGCTTAAGCCCATACAAAGATTTATGAAGTTTACAAACTCGTGTTTCCCCCTTTCGTCCGAAACCAGGGGGCAAGGACATGTAGACATCTTCTTCAAGGTCACCATGAAGGAAGGCATTGTGAACATCAAGTTGGTGAAGGTGCCATTGTTGGACTGAGGCAACGGCAAGAAGTAGGCGGACTGTAGTCAGTTTTGCAACCGGAGCAAAAGTCTCACGATAGTCTAAGCCTTCAATTTGGCTATAACCTTTGGCAACCAAGCGTGCTTTATACCGCTCAACTGATCCATCAGAACgaaatttgattttgtagaCCCACTTACATCCAACCGGCTGCTTTCCAGGGGGCAATGGTTGAAGAGACCATGTCCTATTTGCAGCAAGGGCTGCCAGTTCTTCTTCCATGGCTAAACGCCATTGGGGGTCGCGTACGGCCTGTGAGAAAGAACTGGGTTCTATGGCAGCTGAAATGGAAGTGGTGAAAGCACGATGGCGAGCAGATAAGCGATCATATGTGAGTACATCAGACAAAGGATAAGAAGTACCTACCACTGTGGTCAATGCCGAGTGAGATGAAGGGACGGACCGAGAAGGAAGGTTGATGCCAACGTGATATTGTTGAAGATAaccaggtgcatgagtgaggcgTTTAAGACGAGGTGGTGAAGGGGATTGGTCGACTGAAGAGGATGGATCGACTGAAGTGGATTGGGCTACTGAATCTTGTTCTAGTGGAAGGGACGGATGAATGATGGTGTCATCACAGTCAATATCTTGAGTATATGGAAACACAACAGGTGAGATGGCaacggaagaagaaaaagggaacacattttcatgaaaaataacatCACGGGAAATAAAAATTTTACCCGTTTGAAGGTCGTAAACTCGATATCCTTTTGTGCCGTATGGATAGCCAAGAAAAATACAACGTGTGGCTCTTgcatcaaatttggttggtcTATGGTGGTGTGTGGAAG is a window from the Malus domestica chromosome 16, GDT2T_hap1 genome containing:
- the LOC103425705 gene encoding auxin-responsive protein IAA14-like, with protein sequence MTSMLGVECDLNLRETELCLGLPGGGTSTVAEPETKATGKRGFSETVDLKLKLQSKDDLNDNVKNIASREKNDLLSCTKDPAKPPAKAQVVGWPPVRSYRKNIMAQKNTSEENTEKATVGGGGCSAAFVKVCMDGAPYLRKVDLKMYKSYQELSNALAKMFSSFTTGYYGAQGMIDFMNESKLMDLLNSSEYVPTYEDKDGDWMLVGDVPWGMFVDSCKRLRIMKGSEAIGLAPKAVEKCKGRS